GATGAATTCAATCTTAACCGGTTTATCCTCAAATTTATCACATGGGGTCATACCTGATTCCAATGCAGCAGCATAGGCAAATGGTTTAAATGTTGAACCTGCTTGGCGCTTCGCTTGATTCACGTGATCAAATTTGTAATAGTTGTGGTTGATCCCGCCAATCCAAACCTTGATTTCTCCATTGTAAGGATCCATAGCCATCATGCCTGTATTCAACATGGTCAAGTAATGTTTCAAGGAATCCATGGTAGAATAATTTACCTTTTCCATTCCATCCCACGTAAAGACTTCCATGTCCTTCTTCTTATTCAGCTCCTCAAAAACCTTGGCCTCATCTTTATATTTTTCCATTAAAGAGGCATAGATCGGTAATTTCTTGGCGTGATCTTCCAAAAAGTTTGGCACTACATTCCCTTCTTTGTCTCTCCAAGGCAAATCATTACCCCAAACATTATCTAGTCTTTGCTGAAGTTCCTTCATTTTAACAGCTACCACGTCCTCAGCAATTTTTTGCATTCTTGAATCAATCGTAGTATATATTTTCAATCCGCTGGTATAAATATCAACCTCATTTTCTTTTGCCCAGTCCTCCAACCATTTTTCTACAGCATTCCTTAAATATGAATCATTGGAATTTCGCACTTCTTGATTATTCAAATCAAGTCCTAGGGAATCCTTGCTCAATTTTGTTACTTCCTCTTGTTTCAAATAACCTTCTTTTGCCATTTGGCCCAAAACAACATTTCTTCGCTGCAAAGCATTTTTAGGGTTTCTGATTGGATTGTATAAGGTAGTACCTTTCAGCATACCCACTAAAACAGCGGCTTCATTGACAGTTATATCACTCGGATATTTGTCAAAATAACGAACGGATGCCGATTTGATGCCGTAAGCATTGTTACTAAAGGAAACTGTATTAAGGTACATCGTTAATATTTCTTCCTTGCTATATTTGCTTTCCAATTTAAAAGCAGTCATCCACTCTTTATATTTTGTGACGATCAAACCTATCCCAGGGATCTTACCTAATAAACCTTGTGAATCTTGATATCTTGTTCTATATAGATTTTTTGCAAGTTGCTGAGTTATAGTACTGGCACCACGGTCACTTCCACTTAAGGTTGAAAAAATACCACCAAACAAACCCAAGAAATCAACTCCATGATGCTTCATAAAACGTACATCCTCGGTTGCAATCAAAGCATTAATAATATTGGGAGAAATACTGTCAAATGGAACTGGGTCCCGATCCTGTTTGTAATATCTAGCGATCAATACAGAATCTGCAGTATATAGTTCAGAAGAAACATTTAGTTCGGGTAACAAAATTTCTTTTTTTGTCGGTGAAGAACCGAACAAGCCTAGAAAGTTAATTTGAACTGCGCACGTAAATAAAATAACAAAGTAAATAACAATCAGTGCGATGCGCAAAAATTTGTTCCGAACACGTTTAAACATACGGTAAATATGAACAAAACTTTGGAAAAAATTACATCAATTCGCCTAAAAAGGAAGCTTTACGAGAAAATTAACGAATTTTAACAAATGAGTTTTTTGGTTTTTAACTAGGCTGTTTATCCGACAATTATAATAGCAAAAACTGTACCTAAAACAGTTTTTGTTACCATAAACTTTACCTTATTAAATATATTTACCTATTTTTACGTGATTTATTATTGGGGACATGTTAAAACAAACTTTACAGCAAAAACTATTACAAAAACTTTCACCGCAACAAATTCAATTCATCAAATTGCTACAGGTGCCAACAGTTTCATTGGACGCCCGCATCAAAGAAGAATTGGAAGAAAACCCTGCGCTGGAGGACGGTAGTTTGACTAACATGAACGACCCCGTGGAAGAATATCCCGATAAAGATCCGGATGATGACTTCAACATGGAAGAAAACAGCTATGAAGATGAATTCAGTGTTGATGAATATATCCAAGAAGATGACTACAAAGACTATGGCGGTGGATATGACCATGATGATGAAGACGGAAAAAAAGAAATCCCTATCGCTGTACAAGATTCTTTCTACGAAAATCTACAAAACCAACTTGATCTACTAGCACTATCTGATAAAGATTATATAGTTGGTCAACAAATAATCGGATCTCTTGATGACGATGGTTACCTAAGGAGACCTATCCTATCTTTGATTGACGACCTTGCGTTTTCACAAAATGTAATTGTTGAAGAAGAAGATGTCGAAGACATACTCAAGATTGTTCAATCATTTGACCCTGCCGGCATTGGAGCAAGGAATCTTCAGGAATGCTTGGCAATCCAGTTAAGAAAGAAAGATCTCACCAACCCGATTATCCAACAAGCGATGATGGTCGTGGAAAATTACCTCGATGAATTCACGAAGAAACATTACGATAAAATCGAAAAGCAATTAGGTGTAAACTCTGAGGAGCTGAAAGAAATCGTCAATGAAATTCTTAAGTTGAATCCTAAGCCAGGTGATTCAGGTGCAGCTGCAGGAAAACAATTGCAGATTATCCCTGACTTCCATATCTCCAATAATGATGGTATCCTGCACTTGACCTTAAATGGCAGAAACGCCCCTGAACTAAGAGTTTCAAGGTCTTATCAAGAAATGTTTGAGCATTACGAAAAAGCGGAAAAAAACGACAAAAAAATGCGTGAAGCAGTTCAGTTTGTTAAACAGAAACTTGATTCCGCAAAATGGTTTATCGATGCCATCAAACAAAGACAACAGACTCTTTTGAAAACCATGAATGCTATCATGGAATATCAATATGACTACTTCCTAACTGGCGACGACAGAATGCTTAAACCAATGATTTTAAAGGATATAGCCGACAAGATCGAAATGGATATTTCAACTGTATCCCGCGTTGCCAACTCCAAATACGTGCAAACAGAATTCGGAACTTTCTTATTAAAATCATTCTTCTCAGAAGCTATTCAAACAGAATCTGGCGAGGAAGTTTCTAACAAAGAAGTGAAAAAGATTCTAGAGGAGTGTATTGCTAACGAAGACAAGAGAAAACCTTTGGCAGATGAGAAATTAACCGAAATCCTGAAGGAAAAAGGTTATTCGATCGCGAGGCGTACTGTTGCTAAATACCGTGAAGCAATGAACATCCCGGTAGCACGTTTAAGAAAAGAATTATAAAATTTTATTTTCACTTGCATATTAAAATATAATCTACTAAGTTTGTAGAGTATTCAGAATTGCACGAGCAATACCAACCGAGTGAAAGACACCGCGGTGGTAAATCGATACGGGCGGCAAGCCAAAATAAAAGAATATTGCAAGGTCTTAAAATAGACTTCTCTGAATGCAATTATGGTTAAACCCTTTAAACATTAATTGTATGTCCAACACAAAACCCTTACAACAACACCTAGTGGAACAATTCCACCACTACAGCACCAATGAATTGGTAATTCTAAACAATGACTTAGTTAGATCAAACTGGGGAAAAAATAAAACAGCTTTCAGAACTGCTTTGTTGAGCACCTTATCTAAACGAGGAATTGATCTCTCCGCAATAATCAGCACCGAAGACGGATTTACTCAAATACAACGAGTACCAGTCAAATTATCAGAAAATAGACTTATTCCGGAATAGGTAGAAATAGACATTAGACAATAGACATTAGACATTAGAAATGGTATGACGCCGTAAATGTCTATAGCCTATTGTCTATTGTCTTCGTCTTAGCAGTCTAAGGCTCAATAGTCTTAAGCATATAGTATTATGTCTTTTGTCTTTTGTCTTACGTCTACTGTCTTTTGTCTTACGTCTACTGTCTTTTGTCTTACGTCTACTGTCTCACATCTCACATCTCATATCTCACATCTCATATCTACCTAAAGCATACAAAGCGAAAGTCCCAAGCCAATGACTTCCCATATAATCATCTTTTGCACTTAAATTGCCAATCGAGAAATTGAAATGTTCAACAGCATCTTTTTCAGGTGCTCCAATGCAGGGTCCATTTTCGAAATCCCAAAAAGACAAGCCGCTCTACTATAGTTTAACCCATCCAAGTGGACCAACTTACCATCACTCCTATCTTTCACGAGTGCAGGTTCTAATTTAAATTCATCATTGAACAAATCAGGCATAAAAGCTTTCAACCATGTAATGTATTCTGATTTATCCAAGACTTTGCTCATCAAATATGCTTCTTCCAAACAAGGTGATAAAAAGTCGTAACCGCTGGGTTCATAAGCTAGATCACAATTCTTGTCGTCCTTGAACAATCGAATAGAATTTTCCTTTAATGCTTGTTTAAAAGTATCATCGCCTACTGTATTGGCATAATCCAAGGATAAAGAAAGACTAAAAGCTGAATTATCATGCTGTCCTGCACGGATCGGGTAGACCAACTTTGGAAGATATTCTTTATAGCGAGTAACCAACAGGTCTACCAATGGTTGAAGTGAGGCTTTCCATCTTTTGGCATCCACATCCTCCCAAGTAGACAATTCTTCCTGTAATTTAAACAACCAAGCCCAACCATAGGTCCTTTCAAAGCTCAAATTATTTTTATCATTGAAAAAGGCTAATTCCACAGCAACATTCTCTGGCGTAATATGCTGATTCAATGCCGCTCTTACCTTTCCGGCATTGTCTAGACTTGGAAACTGCTTCATCAATTTTACGATCGACCAGTAACCATGTACGGAGGAATGCCAGTCAAAACAGCCATAAAAAACTGGCCTTAAACTCTTTGGACTTTTCAGGTCAGCATCCGAACCTAATACTTGGCCCAGTTTATTTGGATACTCCACTTCGATACAATGAGTCGGCATCGAGAAATAATCTTAGATAAATTTTCGTCCAACTTAATTTCCTCAACACTAATCTTTTCATTGGTTTTATCTCCACTTTTACATCCTGCGAGCAACAACGCTACAACTATAAAAATGTTTAAACATAATTTATTCATACAGAAAATTTTGGCAATATATTTGAGTTCTAAAAATAACATTTATAAACTAAAACATTCTACAAAATGAACATTAGTGACTTAATTTCAGGCAGCATCGGATCGCAAGCTACTGAAGGTATATCAGAAAAATTGGGGATTGATAAAAACCAAACTCAGTGGGTAGTTTCTGCCGCAATTCCATTAATGATGTCTGCATTAAATTATAATGCACAAAAAAGTCCTGAAAGGGCTCAAGGCATTCAACAAGCTATTGACACCAAAGGTTCTGGTGGAATCTTGGAAAACCTAGCTGGACTGTTTAACCAAGGTCCAACAGAAGATGAGGATCAAATGGTGAACAATATCTTTGGTAAAACACGGACAATGTAAAGGAATCTCTATCTGAAAAATCAGGAATCAGTGTAGGTAAAATTGGCGGAATCCTTGCGCTATTGGCTCCATTGGTAATGGCTTATTTAAACAAGCAAAAACAATCTCAAGGAGAGTCAGGATCTGGAGGCGGTTTAGGCGACTTACTAGGAAATATCTTAGGTGGTGGATCCTCGAATGCAGGCTCTTCGGGTGGTGGAATTGGAGACCTAATTGGCAGTGTATTGGGAGGTGGATCTCAATCAAATGACCAAGCTCCTACAAATTCTTCACAACCGAATATCTCTGGTGGTCTTGGTGATCTAGTTGGACAATTCTTCGACCAAAAGAACGACAAAAATACTAAAGGCAGCATCTTAGATAGCTTAGCCGGTATGTTTGGAAAATAATTGAACTATATTTATACAACAACCAGAGGGCAGTTTATGATTAAATTGTCCTCTTTTTTGTTTAATAGGGTTGATGTTGCGAAAACAATTATATTTACGCATGGAATCTAAAATCAGCTTTAAAAACGACTATAGCGAAGGCGCACACCCTAAAATCCTCGAAAACCCTAATCCAAACAAATCTAGTTCAAGAGCCAGGATATGGAGCAGATAGCATCTGCAAACAAGCAAAGGAATATATCATCAAAGAAACCGGCAACGCAGATTCTCAGATATTCTTTGTTTCAGGTGGAACTCAAGCAAACCTTCTTGTTATCAGTCACCTTTTGAAACCATATGAATCTGTTATTGCAGCAGACACTGGACATATTGAAGTCCATGAAACAGGAGCAATTGAAAATTCAGGACATAAAATAAACCTGATTCCAAATCGCGAAGGCAAAATAAATATTGAAGGGATCCAAGCCATTGTGGATGCACATTACCGACAATCATATGGTAAAACCAGCTATGGTTTACATTTCACAATGTACAGAATTGGGCAGCATCTACAGCAAAGCAGAACTCATGGAAATCTCAAATTGCTGCAAATCAAATAAATTGCTACTTTTTATCGATGGTGCAAGATTGGGAACTGCCCTAACCTCTTCTGCAAATGATTTAACCCTCAAAGATATTGCAAGCCTCGCAGATGTATTCTATATTGGTGGCACCAAAAATGGAGCCTTATTAGGCGAAGCTATTGTTTTTCAAGACCATAAGCTTTCTCAGGGGTTCGATTATTACTTGAAACAAAAGGGAGCATTGATGGCTAAAGGCCGCGTATTAGGGGCTCAATTCCTAGCATTGGTTCAAGGATAATCTTTTTTATGAGCTAGGAACGCATGCCAATGTTATGGCGGCCAAATTAGCAAGCGCATTCAAGAAGAATGGTTATTCTTTTGCAACTGAACCTGCCAGTAACCAAATATTTCCGATAATTCCCCTAAGTTTAGCAGAAAAACTAACGGAAAAATATGAATTCTATATATGGCAAAAACTAGATGAACAAAATGTGGTTATAAGATTAGTTACTTCTTGGGCAACAAAAGAGTCATGGATAAATCAATTTATTGAAGATATCCAATAGAACTTAGGTTTAATAGCCCATAATCTATATCTTAGAAATTAACCCAAATCTATAATATGGCTCCAGAAGAATTTGTGATATTGGTTGATCAGAATGATCAAGAAATCGGTGAAATGGAAAAACAAGAAGCGCATGTACTCAATAAAAAACATAGAGCATTTTCGGTATTTCTATTTGATGAGAATAACAACATGATATTACAGCAAAGAGCTGATTCAAAATACCATAGCCCTGGCTTGTGGACAAACGCATGCTGTGGACACCCTAGACCTAATGAAACTACCATAAATGCTGCAAAAAGAAGGACCTTTGAAGAAATGGGAATACATGTGGACATTCATGAAGTGTTCCAGATTAGTTACGAAGAGAAACTCGAAAATGGCCTATGGGAAAATGAGTATGACCATATATTCATCGGAAAATACTCCCAAAGCAACTTCAACCTAAACCCTGAAGAAATTCAAGATATTAAATCCATCAGCCTGGATGACCTTAAGAAAAACCTGCAAGAAAACCCAGAAAATTATACCTTTTGGTTTAAGCTGATTTTTGGGAAAATGGATTTTGAGGACATTCTTTAGACAGTAGACAGTAGACAGTAGACATAAGACATAAGACGTAAGACGTAAGACATACGACATAAGGTATGATTACCACCATTGTGCTGTTGGCAAATAATACGAAGCCGTATCTCTTTCTGTCTGCCAAGGGGCCAATTCAAATCGATAAGCCTTATCCGACCCCTTCCAAGGAAGATTAGAATTCAATTCTCCCCACTGCATCTCTACATTATATGTCTTGCCTTCTGTGCTGGTTAATGTTCCGAACAATTTGGACCTCGAAAAACCTGATACCCCATTAGTATACTGTGTAGCCTTTTCAAAAACAACCTTTGAATTCTCCTGGATGGAATCGCTTAACTTAATCTCAGGTTCTGTTGCTTGTAATGCGGAAGTATAGCTTTGCCAACTATAAAGATTCGTATCTGCCATGACATAAGGAAACGACTTCCTTGTAGGATATTTCTCCATAAATAATCGCACTGGCCGTTTCAAAACCAGCTCTTTCCCTAACAAGTCTTTGAATGGATCTTTATTTCCGATGTTGGTTGATTTAGTCTTGCAAGTTTGAAATAGGAAAAACACAAACAAGAAAAAACCAACCACAATACAGGTTAAAACAATTTTTATTACACGCTTTGCAGATAATTCCTTTTTAGGAGCCATGATTTATCTTCTTTTCCGAGAAACTCATTTCAATAGTTCCATCTTCTGAAACCAAGTCAATCTGATAAGGTTCTTGACTTTTAATTTTCATAGGAATGGTTTCAGATTCAAAATCTGTGCTATTCATTTCAGCTGAAGGCTTGTGTGCAGTACTCATTTCTTTATTCAACGAAATTGACACTATTTCGTCGCCCGCATCTGTGACTTTGAACCATCCGAATCCTGCCCTTTTCGAAAATCTTGAATCAGTATCCATTTCTATAAATCTTCCATAATAAATATCTCCTGCCATCATTTTCTCCATTAATACGGTCGGACCAATAGCAGAAGGATTTGCAGGTGGTTTAAGAGAATCATAAGTTAAATATGCGAAAAAAGCTATAATAGCAACCATAAAAATATAACCAACTACAGTTAATTTAAACTTAAATGGAGCAGGAGGTACTTCTGTAGCACACTTTTCAGCATAAGATTTCATTTCTGCCGTCCATTTCCTCCTTGAAATTGTCTTCCCTGTTACGGTATCCCAATAAATTGGCGCAGCTTTCTTATTGTAACTTTGGGTGAATGCAGTACCCATATAATTCCTGTAAAAACCTAAAACCATTAAATTATTGGGATTAACTGGATTCTGAAGATGGTCTGCCGAAAACGAAGCCTCCTCTACTCTTTGGACACTTATAAACATTGTAATATTATTTTAATGTGATTAATAATTCTAATTTGAAATAACTTGCGATTCCCATCCATCATAATGGCCGTTATGTGCTTCCGCTTTTTCCCAAAGGGGTAAGCATAAATCATCTATATGTTCATAGGAAATATAATCTGACCGGGATATACTCACTTTCCACCCGTCCTGTTCCTTTTCTTTGGATTGTATTGCAAACCCTTCCTTCTCTGCAAATTCCAAAAAGTCAGCAACATCTTTTTCCTCTACAAAATTCAAATAATGGTGGATCGGCCGTGCTTGAGATAATGAATCCCCTGCCTCGATTAGCATTTTTACGACACTTCTGTTCTTGATCATTTCAAGCTGAAAAGGCAATGGATATGCTAGATCGTAAAAATCATCCCATTTTAAGTCTTCCCGATAATCGGTCTGGTAAGTTAAGCGTTCACCGAATGCAATGTCTACCTGATGTAAAAACGCCTCAGTGTCAGAAATTCTATGGCAGTAATACATCTGTAATCTTTCTGCATTCATACTTATCGTTGCAACATGCAGTAAGTTCTTTGTATATTTATCCTTTAGTTCAGCAATCTTATCTTCAACTTCATTGATGAGCTTAAAACTCTCCATGGTAGGTAGACCGTCCTCCCCCGCAGAATCATAAGGAACAATCAAATAAAAAACAAAAGGAAGGTCTTTTACTGGAGCAATATCTGCCACATTCAGATCTACGATCACCGAAGCTTTTTGATTATTGATTCGAGAAAAATAAACCTGCCAATTCTCATCATGACTTGGAATCTCTATTTTTTTTCTGAACAAGGATTTGAACATCTCTTACGATTTAGTAAAACAAAAAAATGTATTACCCAAATGTAGGACTCAAATGGAAACTATCAGAATGTTGGTTTTGTCAAATTATATAAATGCGGTAGATAGAAATACATAAATTACTGTCCGACAGGCTCATCTTTCAGATAATCCAAAAATTGTGAAGGCGTTACACCAGTACTTTTCTTGAATGCTTTACTGAAGATACTGTGGGATGAGAATCCACTGACCTCCGCTAAATAGGAAATTTTGTACTGTTCAAATTTCGGTTCATTTTTGATTTTTTCAATGATATAACGGATCCGCAAACCATTAATGTAATCATTGAAATTCATCTCCTTGTAGGTATTGATTATTTTTGAGAGTGTAATCGTATTCGTACCTAAATAACTCGCTAGATAAGCCAAACTCATTTTACTGTCTACGAAAAGATCCCCTTCTTCAAATTCCTCAAGCTTGTCCAAAATGCGAACGGTCTTTTCATCCATTTCTTGAGTTTGTGCTATAGCATTGTTTTCTTGAACAATTGCCTCCTTCTTAGCACTTGAACTATCCTCTTTCTTTTTCTTGTCTGAATTCAATTGATCCAGGTAGTCAGCAATTTTTTGCTTGTTTTTCTTGTTTTCTTTAAATTGATAAAACAAGATAATCCCCAACCCGGCAATCAATACAGCCAAGCCAAAAAGTATATATCTCAATAAAAAGTTAGTATTATTTTTTGCTGAAAGGTCTTTTTGAAGTTTTCCGACTTCTAGATTATTGATGAATGAATTAATAAAATTTGATCTTTCGTTATCATTGAGTTGCTCATCCTGTTCCATATACAAACCTGAATACATCAATGATTTGTCTGTGTCATTTAATTGCTTACTGGCCAAATAAGCATATCGGTAGGATTCCATCTCATACTTTACATAATCAGCAACTACCATTGGACTCTTAATTGCAGTTTCCAAATGGGATAAAGAGGAATTATAATCTCCTAATTGATAATAAATAATTCCAAGAAAAACTTCAGACATATAAGCATCTTCTTGGAATTCCTGGCTCTCATTGATTTTTATTACTTCCTGAAAAAATGGAATGGCTTTCTCGAACTCCTTTTTGAAAAAATGATATTTACCCTTAACCAAGATCGTATGAACAGAATTGGTGTTCACATCTCCCTTGAAATTTTCCTCATAAATCTGATCAACCAATTTCAACTCTTCAGCAGCTTGATCAAAATCCTCCTTCATGATATATCCGCAAGCCAAATTAATAGCTATCGTGGCCTTAGCATTCTCCAAATACCTGCGATCATATTCTTCAAGTTTGTCAGACTTGAGAGCGTTCAAGCTCTTGATGGCATTTTCCATTTCTGTATTGAAAACATCAAAATTTCCGCTTAAATAGTAGAAATATGAATATTCTGCTGATGCCAAGATTCGTGTTATACCTTCTGGAAAATCCCTAATATATTGCTCAGCACTCTCAAATGCTAGTTTACTTTTTTCATAATCCGATTTCTTGTAGTAGATCTCTGCTAAACCCAATTTTGCGTAAAATCGATTTTTTGGGATCTTTTGTCAAAGCTGAAATGGAATCTAATTTTTGTAGATAATTCAGTGTTATATCCAATTTTCCATTTGCTGCCGTCAGGTAATAAAACCAAAGGTATAATTGCTTCTTTTCCTCTTGGGTTAATTTCTGATTTTCAAGATATTCCAAATATAAAGTTGAACGAGTCTCAAAAGCACGGTCAAAAAGTTCATCATGAGAATATTTACTCAAACTATCTAATTGGTCTTGCCCAATTGTAACAAAGCCTTGAAGTAATAAGAATAATAAAACAATGCAATACCTAAACGAAATATCTTTTCTCATTCACTGACCATCAGTTAGTTAATCATAGGAATATGATTGAATAATTAAATTAATGAAATGAACATTTAACTTAACTCAATCATTTAAGTAAATATAATTTTTTTTAACAATTATGAGGGCAAATGCTATATAAATAGGTTAGTTTTTTGCGATAAAATATAGGTGTTTTAACAGATAATCTATATTAATCATAATTAGGAATTTTTGGTACTCATGACTTTTTTCATCACCACGGGTAATTGAATTAAATCAAAATCATGATCAAACAACAGAAATCTCTTTTCCCATTTATTAGAATACTTGTCTTTAAAATCTCTTTGATTCTGGTACTTACGGTATTTTGGGATTTTTGTCGACACGAAATTCATGATATGCTCTGCCGGATTATCTGGTCTATCGAGTCCCATCAACGGCACCATACCGAGATTAATGAACCTATAATCATGGATTTTAGCATATTCAATCAATTTGACAATTAAGCCATCCATACATGATCCAGGTGCATTCGAGACTTTCCGAAATAAATCGTAAGTACATTCGTCCATCGCATAGTCAGGAATTACGTTCAGAAAAGCAACAATCTGTCCCGCAGCATCTTCAATCGTGATAATATCCAAAGACCTTAGGGCAGATATATCAAACTGGCCTTGTGAAAAAACTACCTCTTTACGATTGTTTTCCAGTAACCATTCATCAGAAACAGACTTGAGTTTAACTAAGAATTCCTTGGTTTGGGGACCGTAATGAATTACAGATTTATAACCATTCTTATCCAAATAATTGAGACCATTACGCAAAGACTTTCTCGATTTCCCAGAAAGGTTAAATTGCTGAACATCCAACACGCCTTCCTGCCCGATCAACAATTTCTTTTTCTTTAACCCTTGAAAATTCAGTAAACTATCTTCAGAAACTCGAAAATAAATACTCTTCATCCCCTTCTTAAGGCAATAACACTCAAACTCTTTGATAATTTCTTCCTTATCTGTCCAATGACAAACCGGTTCATCCAATACGACAGCATATTTATTGGCTACCCGGTAGGAAACAAACCCTAATGAATTCCTGGAAAAATAAAGCTCCTTCTCCTTTGAAATCTTAAAATAGTCCATAGAAGAATTACCAAATTTATCCAACAATGTCTTCGCCATGGCCAACTCATCCTGACCATTGTTAATCGGAGTATACTTCTTAGGAACTAAGATCGTATAGAAGAATAAAATCCAACAGATTAATCCCAAAACATTGCTAATCTGCAAAAACTCCTTACCAAACTGCGTTTGTGGCTGCAATTCATCATTAGAAAAAAGAAGAAACTCCTTTAAGGCAACACTGAATGACTCCTTCCAAGTGAAATCAATCCCAAAATGCCTTTTGTCGATAATATAGAAACTAACAGTTTCAAATAGCAATACCCCAATAAATGAAAACAAAAATGTAAACACACCTATTCTCAACCAAAACTTATTGGTCTGAACTCTATATTCTTCGCGGTTAA
The Sphingobacterium daejeonense genome window above contains:
- a CDS encoding phosphatidylglycerol lysyltransferase domain-containing protein: MLKVLIRNLRRFKPLRYWKESLGILIILLVFVFFRDQRKEIEQIIPLMEQCNIPWLFIGVLLTVAFVFIQAYMYIASFRAMNLRISLRIALDLFLKRNFLSVFLPAGGISSLAYSTSQLRRMNLNKTQIHQASILYGYVAMFSVFLIAVPILIYTSWKSDQFDNLLGPLLILGLILGLSFYIIYCFRYKTRLYYWFEKRFPKAIGQFSNLFSSQVNKRHLLLALFYSTVVEFCGVFHILIAMYALGLPMSFEAALMGYIISTLLMIVSPFLRGLGAVELSMFLIFKKFGYSHEAGLGITLLYRVFEFWLPLVFGLFAFSLKGAQLITRIGPAIMIFLLGLVNIISVITPPLANRFHLERFYFPAEALSISKLLVLIIGAGLLVSSTYLFRGFRAAYWFACIFCTISILGHLIKGFDYEESIISAITLGFLIFNREEYRVQTNKFWLRIGVFTFLFSFIGVLLFETVSFYIIDKRHFGIDFTWKESFSVALKEFLLFSNDELQPQTQFGKEFLQISNVLGLICWILFFYTILVPKKYTPINNGQDELAMAKTLLDKFGNSSMDYFKISKEKELYFSRNSLGFVSYRVANKYAVVLDEPVCHWTDKEEIIKEFECYCLKKGMKSIYFRVSEDSLLNFQGLKKKKLLIGQEGVLDVQQFNLSGKSRKSLRNGLNYLDKNGYKSVIHYGPQTKEFLVKLKSVSDEWLLENNRKEVVFSQGQFDISALRSLDIITIEDAAGQIVAFLNVIPDYAMDECTYDLFRKVSNAPGSCMDGLIVKLIEYAKIHDYRFINLGMVPLMGLDRPDNPAEHIMNFVSTKIPKYRKYQNQRDFKDKYSNKWEKRFLLFDHDFDLIQLPVVMKKVMSTKNS